A window of Ictidomys tridecemlineatus isolate mIctTri1 chromosome 1, mIctTri1.hap1, whole genome shotgun sequence contains these coding sequences:
- the Chchd1 gene encoding small ribosomal subunit protein mS37, whose amino-acid sequence MATPSLRGRLARLGNPRRPVLKPNKPLILANRVGERRREKGEATCITEMSVMMACWKQNEFRDEACRKEIQDFFDCAARAQEARKMRSVQETMGEYGSLPPKKLNKLLQRFPNKPHLS is encoded by the exons ATGGCGACTCCCAGTCTGCGAGGTCGCCTGGCGCGGCTTGGGAACCCCCGGAGGCCTGTACTGAAGCCCAATAAACCCCTCATCCTAGCTAATCGAGTTGGAGAGCGGCGCCGGGAGAAGGGCG AGGCGACCTGTATCACGGAGATGTCGGTCATGATGGCTTGCTGGAAGCAGAATGAATTCCGCGACGAGGCGTGCAGGAAAGAGATCCAGGACTTCTTCGATTGTGCTGCAAGGGCTCAG gAAGCACGAAAAATGAGATCAGTCCAGGAGACCATGGGAGAGTATGGGAGTTTACCTCCCaagaaattgaataaattattacAAAGGTTTCCTAACAAACCTCATCTCAGCTGA